Part of the Trypanosoma brucei brucei TREU927 chromosome 2, complete sequence genome, AATATCCATAACCTATATAGGCCTTTTAACATGGATATACAAACATCCCAttgcaattgtaataatttcaacatgaCTTAGTTTTGGCACTAAATATTAGTCTACACCATTCTtgtgttgcatgagtttAAACTACAACCATAAACACTCTGGGTTTTTTCGAAAGCTTTCAATTGAAGAGGTAGCAGAAGAACTAGTGGCGTCAACAGTGCAAAAACTTCCTTCATCATCCTTTTGAAGTTGCATAAAGATGGTTGGAGAAGATGTAACTATTTCGGGGGCGTAGTTTCAACATTGGTTTTGTCTTAATGCAGATATCAGTAGTTGATGGTTTATGTGTTTTTATAAAACTTTATCTCTTATCTGAACTTAAGAAGGGACACTTTAGCACTTAAATTCTACACACCGTTCGTCACTTTTTGTACGACTTTTGAATCCGAGGCTTCACCATAGAATCATATTTGTGGCTGTTTTAAAGGTTTATATAGTCTGATTCGCTTATATGATGGGAAACGATAGTTTTTCAGTCGTCAAATTAGTTTCGTAAGAAGAGCTCCTGTTCGCATGCATCACATAACGGCATTTTTTCATATCCACAGTTAATAACCCCCAAATTTCAATTTATTCCTTATAACTTCTACGACCATTGTGTCTTCATTAAATGCTATAAAATCGATATATGCTTCAAAGTGTCTGAATTTTATTGGTGACTTTACGACTTTTTCAAAGGTTTATAATCGACAACTTCTATAACCAGATCCGTGATAGTGTGGATGCATAACCTATGGTATGCCATGTAATTTCATCACTAAATTCTTTAGGATATCCAATTTCCCTTCCCATATTTAATTTCTCTCTTGGAAGCACCTCCAGATATTGCAAATACAATGGAACTCTCATAAATATatcatcatctgctttcattaTATAGGAATTAAATGATTTGAATATCTCCACCGCAAATTTGAACCACAgatatgtttttctactcatAGTGAGTTCCGCCTCCCAACCCCAACGACACGCATCGCCAACtctatttgttgttggattcacatcacaaacaggtaaaataataacatccTGAATTACATAACCCTCTTCTCCAATAACCTCTCTGATGTCGAAATTGCTATTTGTATGAGGTGAAAGAGCATATAATATAAGCAACTTTACAGTAAAATTATTTGCCTTTTTTGGCACTTCAGGATAACTCCAACATGTTTCTCTCTACAAATTCCTTCTTCTGAATCTTTCATTATTATATATTGAGGGAGTGCCAGCTACAACCAGATAATCTTCCGTTTTCCGAATCCTCCTAACATCCTGCGGAACAAATTTCACATACTCATCTTCAACAATTCCAAGTGAAATGGATTCGTCGTCACCAAACAAGCTGTAGAGTGACACATTCAAACTTATTCCAATAacgataaaagaaaacaacctACTTTTTCATAGATACACCTTATACACTTTTTAAGATACTATTTTCATACTaattaaatattttaatacCTTATAAAATCATAGAAAACATTAAGGAAAGAATTCAGTTGTCACACTACGGTTTTTAGTTAGTGTTGCTGTGCTTACATATGTAAACAGTTCCTCGATATTTTTATGATGCTGTTTTTGAAGGGTGTCtgtccagtgtctgcaactTATATTCGGGCGTATACCTGTAGTTTCTGCTAAAGAAGTTCTCTTCAGTGACATATGCTGCCGTACACTATGTGATTACCATTTTACTCACATTATTCAATTTGCATTGTGTAAATTTATGTTCTGCTAGCAGGCTCTTGGTGCGCCAACACATTTAGAAATTCTAGTAACTTAACTATTTTCCTGTGATAAGTAGTCCACCCATCTGAATCATTATGATACTATCATCACCATACTTTTATGAATTACTGCTACTCTTGTTTCTATCACTATCTATGCAATAGAATCTAGTATTATTTGAGTAAAATATGGAGCACGATTTCTGTTGATGCACTATATTCGTCTGACACGCGCTCCTGCGCCTCCCATTACTTTATTCTCTGCTTTAtctccttgttttttctctgctgCTTCTACCTCAGCAATTGATGTAATAATTTGATATGGCCATACACTTCACTGTGTCTCTACATGATAATCCTCTCCATCCTTCGTATATGATAATTCCCATCATCATGTTTATATTTGAAACTATGCACgttccatttccttttttctctgtagGTTTGTCATTCTGAAGCTCTTTTCACAACATTCATTCTTCTCTCCAGTTGCCATGACCCCTTTGCCATTGTATTAGCTAATTCTTTTTTGACAGAGCATTTACTCTTCACTATCACCCTTAccataatattagtataaaCTCACCCACAACATTCTCCTCTcccattattatcattattatcattaataTCAGACACCTAAATAATATGCATTAAACATATAAattaaacacaaaaaattaaattttatCACTTTATCACTATGTTAATTTACAACCATAGACCACTATCATAtcaaaatttttaaatttcaaAAAAGTTTTGCAATTTTAAACAATTCGCACATTTCATAATAAAGTGTTGAAGTATAAAAAACATTAGTAGGTTTTAAAACTTacctcaaaaaaaaggtttgaCACAGTTTTTGTCCCATatgcaaaaatgcaagcaaaagaggggccttgttAATGACAAATGAATTGcctcctgtggtgtttgtgtttgtttttccatcattttccactttcactccctcttcttcatttttagGTTTGCAAGTTCCTTTgtcttcagttccttcccaTTCGCAGTTACTATTGcaattctttttctccttaccTTTACATGCCGATGCTGTTTCAATTTGTGCCTTGCATTCAGATGTACTAGCACTGCTCCtctcgttttgttttatcgCAGCTGAGGCCTCTATGAATGCTTCGATCTGCTGCAAATCATTCAGTGTTGTGATACTGTCTAGTTTGGTGTCTGAAGGTCTGCCAGAGTTGGACTTTGTTAGGGGTGTCGCTTTCACTCCTTTCCATATCGTTTCCTCATACGTGGTTGGGTCCTTGCCATAGCTGCTTTCAACTATGTTTTTAATATTGTTCCGTTCTGCTTGCGGTATCTCCGTCGCTGTGTCGTCTCCTTTGGCAATTTTGTAGACTCGTAGGATGAAGTTATTGTTGTCTAGTTTGTTATACGGTTCGCAGCTGTCAGTTGTTGTAGCGTATGTTGTTAGCGCATCTGAAAGTTCGGTGTCGAGTTGGGCTGCTTGATGCGCGATTTTGTCCGAATGGAACACCCATTCCTTTGTTGTCGCGCTTGGTTTCACCTTTCCTGTCTGCTGCTTTGCGGCTGGGTCTGTTTTGTACAACGTGCCTGACGAAATCCCGGCTgtattgccgctgctgctactGCTGCATTGTCCGTTGGTTGTTTCGCATACCATTGCTTGAGTTGCGCCTTGGGTTGCTGCCGTGGTGTCAGGCTTGACCACTTTAAGACTATGCTGCCAGTTGCTGAGCGCCTTATCTGCGCCTGCTGGTGCTTCGGCGTTTATGTAAGAGTGAATTGTGCATTTGCCTGTGTTTATGCCGGTTTTTGCTCCGTCCACAGCAATTCTCTTCCGTTGCGCTGAGTTTGTGCCCGTTGTGAAGGCgtttgtgtctgtttttttctttagagTAGCTAGTTTCGTTAGTGCCGCAGAGGTCCCCGCCATATGAGCCAGTGCCGCCGCCTTAGAAGCGAGACCGATCAGCGTTTGTAATGCTCGGTCATCATCACCTCGCTTGCAGCTTAGGTGTAGGTCGGATAGTGCTTGAAGAAAGGCAGCTTTTTTGCGGTCAGTGGTTAGTAATGCGGCTATTTTTAGCTTCTTTGATTTTTTGACGTTAACATCGGGCAGTGAAGCCGCTGTCTTGAGTTTCTTGACGAGCTCTCCGATGTAGACGTTGTTGTGGTCTTGGATGGAGCAGTTGGGGTTTGTTTCAGCTGCCGTCATGGTTAAGAGTGGCAAGGATATAAGAAAAGCTTTGTCCATTGTTGAAAACCTGTATTCTTCGTAAGACTTCACActgatttgttttttagtCCCAAGCCGCTGCCGTTGGAGTGGCTAGTAGTTGCCGAATGTCCTGCGTTATTTAGATATTGTTGGGATTCCTGTTCAAGTTTGTTGTCGAGGTTAcgtggaaaaaagggaattgaTAGGAATATACGATGTTTTTCACCAGTTGTTACAGAATAAACGTTTCAAAACACTGCTCATTGCCAGTCTTCTTGGATTAGGTAGAAAAGCATTCATTTTAGCCAAAGAAACTCCATTTTTCAAACCTAAGCTATAGAAGTCTATATCTAAAACATTTATATTCATGGTTGTCGTATGCTTCTATTTCGGTTTAATACCAGCTTGCTGGTGAGTTTTCAATGTCGATATAACTCTGATACGTCTGCTGTA contains:
- a CDS encoding variant surface glycoprotein (VSG, atypical), putative, which gives rise to MDKAFLISLPLLTMTAAETNPNCSIQDHNNVYIGELVKKLKTAASLPDVNVKKSKKLKIAALLTTDRKKAAFLQALSDLHLSCKRGDDDRALQTLIGLASKAAALAHMAGTSAALTKLATLKKKTDTNAFTTGTNSAQRKRIAVDGAKTGINTGKCTIHSYINAEAPAGADKALSNWQHSLKVVKPDTTAATQGATQAMVCETTNGQCSSSSSGNTAGISSGTLYKTDPAAKQQTGKVKPSATTKEWVFHSDKIAHQAAQLDTELSDALTTYATTTDSCEPYNKLDNNNFILRVYKIAKGDDTATEIPQAERNNIKNIVESSYGKDPTTYEETIWKGVKATPLTKSNSGRPSDTKLDSITTLNDLQQIEAFIEASAAIKQNERSSASTSECKAQIETASACKGKEKKNCNSNCEWEGTEDKGTCKPKNEEEGVKVENDGKTNTNTTGGNSFVINKAPLLLAFLHMGQKLCQTFFLR